In Topomyia yanbarensis strain Yona2022 chromosome 2, ASM3024719v1, whole genome shotgun sequence, one DNA window encodes the following:
- the LOC131681563 gene encoding cyclin-dependent kinase 9: MSSSGREGHSSGMQMSTSSTVLSLAEKQKYIEDYDFPYCDESSKYEKVAKIGQGTFGEVFKAREKKSNKKFVAMKKVLMDNEKEGFPITALREIRILQLLKHENVVNLIEICRTKATANNRYRSTFYLVFDFCEHDLAGLLSNINVKFSLGEIKKVMQQLLNGLYYIHSNKILHRDMKAANVLITKTGVLKLADFGLARAFSITKNGQANRYTNRVVTLWYRPPELLLGDRNYGPPVDMWGAGCIMAEMWTRSPIMQGATEQQQLIFISQLCGSFTPEVWPGVESLELYQKMELPQGHKRKVRDRLRPYVKDPNGVDLLDKLLILDPKERIDADSALNHDFFWTDPMPCDLSKMLSQHTQSMFEYLTPPRRPCQMRQYQQQMVNTMQARPQDNSYQDRVY; encoded by the exons ATGAGCTCTTCCGGACGAGAGGGACATTCCTCCGGAATGCAAATGTCCACTTCCAGTACAGTTCTTAGCCTGGCGGAGAAGCAAAAGTACATTGAAGATTACGACTTTCCGTACTGCGATGAATCAAGCAAGTACGAGAAAGTAGCTAAAATCGGACAAGGAACTTTCgg GGAAGTGTTCAAGGCGCGTGAGAAGAAATCCAACAAAAAGTTTGTAGCAATGAAAAAAGTTCTAATGGACAACGAGAAGGAAGGTTTTCCAATCACTGCTTTGAGGGAAATTCGAATTCTACAGCTCCTGAAACACGAAAACGTAGTTAATTTAATTGAAATTTGCCGCACCAAGGCGACAGCCAACAATAGGTACCGGTCTACTTTCTATCTCGTGTTTGATTTTTGCGAACATGATCTGGCAGGGCTGTTATCGAATATTAATGTAAAGTTTAGTTTGGGAGAGATCAAGAAGGTTATGCAGCAACTGCTGAACGGACTGTACTACATTCACAGTAATAAG ATTCTACACCGTGACATGAAGGCTGCGAACGTACTTATCACGAAGACTGGAGTGTTGAAGCTTGCGGATTTCGGTTTAGCCCGTGCCTTTAGCATCACCAAAAACGGCCAAGCAAATCGTTATACCAACCGTGTGGTAACGTTATGGTACCGACCACCGGAATTGTTACTCGGTGATCGTAACTATGGACCACCTGTCGATATGTGGGGCGCTGGTTGTATAATGGCCGAAATGTGGACCCGTTCTCCGATTATGCAGGGAGCAACGGAACAACAACAGCTGATTTTCATTTCCCAGCTCTGCGGATCGTTTACGCCGGAAGTTTGGCCCGGTGTAGAAAGCCTCGAGCTGTACCAGAAAATGGAACTACCGCAGGGGCACAAGCGAAAGGTTCGCGATCGGCTGCGACCGTACGTCAAGGATCCCAACGGTGTGGATCTGCTGGATAAGTTGTTGATTCTAGATCCTAAGGAACGGATCGATGCGGATTCGGCTCTTAATCATGACTTTTTCTGGACCGACCCGATGCCCTGTGATCTAAGCAAAATGCTGTCACAGCATACGCAGAGTATGTTCGAGTATTTGACACCGCCGAGGCGACCCTGCCAGATGCGGCAGTACCAACAGCAGATGGTCAATACAATGCAGGCACGACCACAAGATAATAGCTATCAGGATAGAGTATATTAA